The Acidobacteriota bacterium region GATTTGCGATTTGCGATCTTGAGGTTCGGACCGATCAATCCAAAATCCAAAATCTAAAATCAATTGACTACCAATCCGTCACGCATCTGGATTATCCGCGAGCAAACCGCCGCGGCTTCCGGGTTGTGCGTGATCATAATGATCGTCTGGTTAAACTCTTCATTCAGTTCGCGGAACATCTTGAGCACGATCTCGGAATTCTCCGTGTCGAGATTGCCCGTCGGTTCATCGGCCAGGATTATCGCCGGCGAATTGATGACCGCACGCGCAAGCGCCACGCGCTGCTGTTCGCCACCCGAAAGTTCGAGCGGCTTATGGTGCATTTTATCGTCAAGTTTGAGAACTCGCAAAACTTCGCGGCGTTTGTCCGGCAAGGTGTTGCCGTGGCCGGTATGGATCTTTTCGGCGAGTTTCAAGTTACCTTCGGCGGTAAGTGTCGGAAAAAGGTTGAAGCGTTGAAAAACAAATCCGATCTTGCGCCGCCGGATATCGGTCCGTTGCGCGTCCGAAACTTTGGCAAGGTCCTCTCCGTCGATAATGATCGAACCGCTTGTCGGGCTCAGAAGTCCTCCCAGCAAATGGAGCAGGGTCGATTTGCCGCAACCCGAAGGTCCCATTATGGCGACGAATTCGCCTTCCTTGATCGAGATCGTAACGCCGTGCAAGACGGGATTTTCGATCTTCCCAACCTTGTAGCTCTTCTTGAGATCGATTGTTTCGAGAATGGTTTTCATTGATGTTGTTAATTGTAAATCGTTTCCGGCACGATTCACAAAAAACCAATCTTACTGCGCTCTGGAGGCGTTGTTCGCGCTGCTCAATTTCGCCTTTTCGGCGCGTATTTCCTCGAGTTTCTTGTCGAGATCAACCTCTTGCAGTCCCCACGTGTTTTCAAGTTGAAAAGCCGCGCCCGGATAGGTTTTGCCGATTGAGACCGCCAGCGGCGTCTGATATGTCAGACGCATCTTGTATTTTTCTTTCGGACGCGTCACCGAGATCTGGAGCGGCATATCCTTGTATTCTTCGGTTTCGCCGAGCTGGCCTTCCTGACCGTAGCTGACGTCAGAATCGATTTCGCCGCGATCGTCGAAAATCTGCTGCCTGGCGATGCGAATGCCGCCGACGCGGTCGAACCAGAAGCGCCGTTTGACCTTCATCGTTCCGTCCGCCGAACGCGCGACCTCGTCGACCAGATAGTAACCCCGCAAAACCCATTTCAAAGGAGATTTCTTGTTCGCCGTAAAATCATACTCTTCCTGAAAGATCGAAC contains the following coding sequences:
- a CDS encoding ABC transporter ATP-binding protein, whose translation is MKTILETIDLKKSYKVGKIENPVLHGVTISIKEGEFVAIMGPSGCGKSTLLHLLGGLLSPTSGSIIIDGEDLAKVSDAQRTDIRRRKIGFVFQRFNLFPTLTAEGNLKLAEKIHTGHGNTLPDKRREVLRVLKLDDKMHHKPLELSGGEQQRVALARAVINSPAIILADEPTGNLDTENSEIVLKMFRELNEEFNQTIIMITHNPEAAAVCSRIIQMRDGLVVN